One genomic region from Shewanella aestuarii encodes:
- the nudE gene encoding ADP compounds hydrolase NudE, which translates to MTQRHSKPEILHTEVVAKSRLFQIEQVHLKFSNGVERQYERMKGGSRGAVMVVPVHKGQLLLAKEYAAGTDNYELGFPKGLIDPGEQAVDAANRELQEEIGFASKKLTHLKTLSLAPGYFSSKMEIFIAEDLFASKLEGDEPEPIEVIPWALSDWQALLDNADFSESRSVGALFLAQQYLAQTIK; encoded by the coding sequence ATGACACAGCGGCATAGCAAGCCGGAAATCTTGCACACGGAAGTTGTCGCAAAAAGCCGACTGTTTCAAATTGAGCAAGTGCATCTTAAATTTTCCAATGGCGTAGAGCGTCAATACGAGCGAATGAAAGGCGGTAGCCGTGGCGCAGTAATGGTGGTGCCTGTGCATAAAGGGCAATTATTGCTCGCCAAAGAATACGCGGCAGGTACCGATAATTACGAGCTCGGCTTTCCTAAAGGCTTGATTGACCCCGGCGAGCAGGCTGTTGATGCGGCAAATCGAGAGCTGCAAGAAGAAATAGGCTTTGCCAGTAAAAAATTAACTCATCTTAAAACCTTGTCACTGGCACCCGGATACTTCTCCAGTAAGATGGAAATTTTTATCGCTGAAGATCTCTTTGCAAGCAAACTTGAGGGTGATGAGCCTGAGCCAATTGAAGTGATCCCTTGGGCATTGAGTGACTGGCAAGCGTTGCTTGATAACGCAGATTTTTCAGAATCACGCAGTGTAGGCGCGCTTTTTTTAGCGCAGCAGTATTTAGCCCAAACAATTAAATAA
- a CDS encoding type II secretion system protein M, which yields MDNLRNWWQGLAVREQQLVAFCSVFVVIGILYWGIWAPISNAQENAERNHAAAQQTLTYVKQSANKIAGLKQTGAKAKVTGSLSSIVNQTAGQYKLEITRMQPQGNKIQLWMDEVPFDTLLSYLNDLVDQKGLTLDSVDIAESDTLGLVKVRRIQLSQ from the coding sequence ATGGATAATTTGCGTAATTGGTGGCAGGGCTTAGCGGTACGTGAGCAGCAGTTAGTGGCTTTTTGTAGTGTGTTTGTGGTGATTGGTATTTTGTATTGGGGCATTTGGGCGCCAATATCTAATGCGCAAGAAAACGCTGAACGCAATCATGCGGCAGCGCAGCAAACATTAACCTATGTAAAGCAATCGGCTAATAAAATTGCTGGCTTAAAACAAACGGGTGCAAAAGCAAAAGTGACCGGTAGTTTAAGCTCCATTGTTAACCAAACTGCGGGGCAATATAAGTTGGAAATTACTCGTATGCAGCCTCAAGGTAACAAAATTCAGTTATGGATGGACGAAGTGCCTTTCGATACATTACTAAGTTACCTAAATGATCTAGTTGACCAAAAAGGCTTAACTTTAGACAGTGTTGATATTGCTGAGTCAGATACGCTTGGCTTAGTCAAAGTCAGACGTATTCAGCTTTCCCAGTAA
- a CDS encoding type II secretion system protein N, with translation MKLFVKIGIAVLLYLFFLVAYLPANWLVSIAPLPSNVSLAGVDGTLWDGQADLVKIDNRQLENVSWQLSPLGLFLGQANVDFQIGNRATAVSGRGSVSYSLSGLSAENVRFEAPNSFILAGTRLPFRTQISGDVSLMVQTLEQGQPWCEQLNGKLFLNSTNVTNQFGEYPLGDVVLGLSCIDGQVQLNTDEQTNQLGLQGTLILAEKNLVKISAKIKPTDSQPDDLRKALSFLGKQDSQGYYPINYQGTLPGL, from the coding sequence GTGAAGTTATTTGTCAAAATTGGCATAGCAGTATTGCTTTATCTCTTCTTTCTCGTGGCCTACCTGCCAGCAAATTGGTTGGTCAGCATTGCGCCGCTGCCTAGTAATGTTTCATTAGCTGGTGTTGATGGCACCTTGTGGGATGGTCAAGCTGATTTAGTCAAGATAGATAATCGTCAGCTTGAAAACGTCAGTTGGCAATTGAGCCCTTTGGGGCTCTTTTTAGGCCAAGCCAATGTTGATTTTCAAATTGGTAATCGTGCAACTGCGGTTAGTGGTCGTGGCAGTGTAAGTTATTCATTATCGGGTTTAAGTGCAGAAAATGTGCGTTTTGAAGCGCCTAATAGCTTTATTTTAGCGGGTACACGTTTACCTTTTAGGACCCAAATTAGTGGTGATGTCAGTTTGATGGTGCAAACCCTTGAGCAAGGTCAACCTTGGTGTGAGCAGCTTAATGGCAAACTATTCTTAAACAGCACTAATGTGACCAATCAATTTGGCGAGTATCCGTTAGGGGATGTGGTGTTAGGCTTATCCTGTATCGATGGCCAAGTGCAGCTTAATACTGACGAGCAAACCAATCAGCTTGGTTTGCAAGGTACGCTCATATTAGCTGAAAAAAACTTAGTTAAGATTAGTGCCAAAATTAAACCAACAGATAGTCAGCCAGATGACTTACGTAAAGCATTAAGCTTTTTAGGCAAGCAAGATAGCCAAGGTTATTATCCGATTAATTATCAAGGTACGCTGCCAGGGTTATAG
- the yrfG gene encoding GMP/IMP nucleotidase — protein sequence MFPWHKIDTVLLDMDGTLLDLHFDNHFWLQLVPQQLSQQRQISLDAAKQIVETAYHKVVGTLDWYCIDYWQQELDLDILTLHYSMVERIQMRQDSMPFLLALGQQNKRRILFTNAHPKSLALKLEHTELARGLDDMLSSHQTGYPKEHPLFWQIAIEKFNLDPARCLFIDDSEPILEASRKAGIGYQLGINNPDSQKNHNVFNDFPAIDDYHHLFDELIR from the coding sequence ATGTTTCCTTGGCATAAGATAGATACAGTTTTACTTGATATGGACGGCACCCTGCTTGATTTGCACTTTGACAATCATTTTTGGCTGCAATTAGTCCCGCAGCAGTTAAGCCAACAACGACAAATAAGCCTTGATGCGGCCAAACAAATTGTTGAAACCGCATATCACAAGGTAGTTGGTACATTAGATTGGTATTGTATTGATTATTGGCAGCAGGAATTAGACTTAGACATACTCACCCTGCATTACTCAATGGTTGAACGCATTCAAATGCGCCAAGACAGCATGCCCTTTTTACTGGCTTTAGGGCAGCAAAACAAACGTCGAATTTTATTCACCAATGCTCACCCGAAAAGTTTGGCATTAAAACTTGAACACACTGAGCTTGCTCGCGGTTTAGATGACATGCTATCCAGTCACCAGACAGGTTATCCCAAAGAGCATCCGTTATTTTGGCAAATCGCGATTGAAAAATTCAACTTAGACCCTGCCCGCTGTCTATTTATTGATGACAGCGAGCCAATTCTTGAGGCGTCTAGAAAGGCAGGCATAGGCTATCAGTTAGGGATCAATAATCCGGACAGCCAAAAAAACCACAATGTATTTAACGACTTCCCAGCTATTGATGACTATCATCATTTATTTGATGAATTAATTCGCTAA
- the cysQ gene encoding 3'(2'),5'-bisphosphate nucleotidase CysQ, producing MKPEDVLEQAIEIAIEAGKKIRQIYIEGDFKREIKSDNTPVTSADLAAHNIICSRLAELTPDIPILSEEDADVPLSERQTWSTYWLVDPLDGTGEFIAGSGDFSVIIALVEHNRPIMGIVYAPMTEVCYFAIAGLGAYKRDPQGELRISSTQLDEQQQGHLRIAVSRRQDPQKVLRLFNDPTTCDLVVLGGAALKSCLVAEGQADCYVRLGPTGEWDTGAAQIIVEEAGGALVDIDLHPMTYNERDTLENPNFIVVGTENIAWNALVVGHS from the coding sequence ATGAAGCCTGAAGATGTTCTTGAACAAGCTATTGAAATCGCCATCGAAGCGGGTAAAAAAATCCGCCAAATTTATATTGAAGGTGATTTTAAGCGTGAGATTAAGTCTGACAACACCCCTGTTACTTCAGCCGACCTCGCCGCCCACAATATTATTTGCTCTCGTTTAGCCGAATTAACCCCTGATATACCGATTCTGAGTGAAGAAGATGCAGATGTGCCGTTATCAGAAAGGCAAACTTGGTCAACATATTGGTTGGTCGATCCACTTGATGGCACTGGGGAGTTTATTGCGGGTAGTGGTGACTTTTCTGTCATTATTGCCTTAGTTGAACATAATCGTCCAATTATGGGGATTGTTTATGCACCAATGACAGAAGTGTGTTATTTCGCTATAGCAGGATTAGGTGCTTATAAGCGTGATCCGCAAGGTGAGCTGCGTATTAGTAGTACTCAGTTAGATGAGCAACAACAAGGCCATCTTCGAATTGCTGTCAGTCGCCGCCAAGATCCGCAAAAAGTCCTGCGATTATTTAATGATCCAACGACTTGTGATTTAGTTGTACTCGGTGGTGCGGCATTAAAAAGTTGTTTGGTCGCAGAAGGCCAAGCCGATTGTTATGTACGTTTAGGTCCAACGGGTGAGTGGGATACTGGCGCGGCGCAAATAATTGTCGAAGAAGCTGGCGGGGCGTTAGTTGATATTGATTTGCACCCGATGACATACAACGAGCGGGATACCCTAGAAAATCCAAACTTTATTGTTGTCGGTACAGAAAATATTGCGTGGAATGCGCTTGTGGTTGGTCATTCATAG